Proteins co-encoded in one Bacillus infantis NRRL B-14911 genomic window:
- a CDS encoding ABC transporter substrate-binding protein, translating into MFNFSKSGMFKKTAAAGMAAALTFSLAACSGNSSEGDTGSKDGKVNIIVTNGKGEIDAQFKQAAKDFMADHKDINVQVESVAVGDALNVYDKLSASGKTVTLAMFSPYDATHKYKDVGIDLSDEKWNEETSDAIKDEEGNVIGFPFALEGMGLVYNQTVVEEAAGEGFDPFSINTRDKLADLLDKIKESGVKQPVAYQTEAWSVANHYSSLFLNQTEDPTETLKEVQAGKFDYNKNEAWNGYYDTLDMLISEDYNMFGARPTGQYYDAAHVAVGKGDSAMLFNGNWAFDSLKALEGTNFGFMPVPVDNNPDNPLNNKIAAGPTQAFVVNKKASKEEQDAAKEFLNWLVYDEAGQDFIVNKSQIISAFKNNPNKVTNPLGVAISDALAAGKTMPFSTNYINTGDWTTILGPEVQKYIASQSKREDLAKAFETYYKTHQE; encoded by the coding sequence ATGTTCAATTTCTCTAAATCAGGAATGTTCAAAAAGACGGCCGCTGCCGGCATGGCAGCCGCATTAACCTTTTCTCTTGCAGCCTGCTCAGGCAATTCTTCTGAAGGAGATACAGGCTCAAAAGATGGGAAAGTAAACATTATTGTTACAAACGGCAAGGGTGAGATTGATGCCCAGTTCAAGCAGGCCGCAAAGGATTTTATGGCCGATCATAAGGACATCAATGTACAGGTTGAATCAGTGGCAGTCGGAGACGCATTGAACGTTTATGATAAGCTTTCCGCCTCTGGGAAAACGGTTACATTGGCAATGTTTTCTCCTTATGATGCCACTCATAAATATAAAGATGTAGGAATCGATTTGTCTGATGAAAAATGGAATGAAGAAACAAGCGATGCCATTAAAGATGAAGAAGGAAATGTAATCGGTTTCCCGTTCGCCCTGGAAGGTATGGGACTTGTTTACAACCAGACAGTAGTTGAAGAAGCAGCAGGCGAAGGCTTTGATCCATTCTCAATCAATACACGCGACAAGCTGGCAGATCTATTGGATAAAATCAAGGAATCTGGTGTGAAGCAGCCAGTGGCTTATCAGACTGAAGCATGGTCAGTTGCGAACCATTACAGCTCTCTGTTTCTTAATCAGACAGAAGATCCAACGGAAACTTTGAAAGAAGTGCAAGCCGGAAAATTCGATTATAACAAGAATGAAGCCTGGAACGGCTATTATGACACATTGGATATGCTGATTTCAGAGGATTACAATATGTTCGGTGCACGTCCGACTGGCCAATATTATGATGCTGCGCATGTAGCTGTCGGAAAAGGCGATTCTGCGATGCTTTTCAACGGAAACTGGGCTTTTGATTCTTTGAAAGCGCTTGAAGGTACAAACTTTGGATTCATGCCTGTCCCTGTCGACAACAATCCTGATAACCCGCTGAACAACAAGATTGCAGCCGGTCCTACTCAAGCATTTGTTGTGAACAAGAAGGCTTCTAAAGAAGAACAGGACGCTGCGAAAGAATTCTTGAACTGGCTGGTATACGATGAAGCAGGACAAGACTTTATCGTTAATAAATCTCAAATCATCTCAGCATTCAAAAACAATCCAAACAAAGTAACCAACCCGCTCGGCGTTGCCATCAGTGATGCACTTGCTGCCGGCAAGACAATGCCTTTCAGCACCAACTATATCAATACAGGGGATTGGACTACTATCCTTGGTCCTGAGGTTCAGAAATACATTGCGAGTCAAAGCAAAAGAGAAGACCTTGCAAAAGCTTTTGAAACCTATTATAAGACCCACCAAGAATAA
- a CDS encoding LacI family DNA-binding transcriptional regulator, producing the protein MKLTIKDIAKMAGVSVATVSRVINKSKPVNDDIREKVEKVIRETQFRPNALARGLISKSTNLIGVIFPQINYTSAELINGIEDVANRNGYNIILSNTRLDPEMELKSLEIFKEKQVDGIILSAIHTTEQHVDWIKANKIPIVVVGQKVTGQNITWVDVDNYTPITEMVRYLVRCGHEKIGMIHGPLHDQSAGYSRYKGFIDEMKRLGLPVNQDFIAESNFSSGEGYEAMVTLLRKRDLPTAILCASDTIAIGAKNCAEDQGYRVPDDISIAGFDDIELATLVRPQLTTVRVDFEAMGSKAMEALLQNIGQPGTAPQEHYIDYRLSLRDSVKKMMQADREL; encoded by the coding sequence ATGAAATTAACTATAAAAGACATTGCAAAAATGGCAGGAGTCTCTGTTGCAACGGTCTCGCGTGTAATTAATAAGAGCAAGCCTGTGAATGATGATATAAGGGAAAAAGTCGAGAAGGTCATCCGTGAAACCCAATTCCGTCCCAATGCACTTGCAAGGGGGCTGATCAGCAAATCTACGAATTTAATAGGGGTCATCTTTCCGCAAATCAACTATACATCCGCCGAGCTCATCAACGGCATTGAAGATGTGGCTAACAGGAATGGCTACAATATTATCCTGAGCAACACCAGGCTCGATCCCGAAATGGAGCTGAAATCCCTTGAAATATTTAAAGAAAAGCAGGTGGATGGCATTATCCTGTCCGCCATCCATACGACCGAGCAGCATGTAGATTGGATAAAAGCCAATAAGATCCCCATTGTAGTAGTCGGGCAGAAAGTAACTGGGCAAAACATCACCTGGGTAGATGTTGACAACTATACACCGATAACAGAAATGGTCAGGTATCTGGTACGCTGCGGCCATGAAAAAATCGGAATGATTCATGGTCCGCTGCACGATCAGTCAGCAGGCTATTCACGCTATAAGGGTTTTATTGATGAAATGAAACGCCTAGGTCTTCCTGTCAATCAGGATTTCATTGCTGAAAGCAACTTTTCCTCTGGGGAGGGGTATGAGGCGATGGTGACTTTGCTTAGAAAGAGGGATCTTCCGACCGCCATTCTTTGCGCATCCGACACGATTGCCATCGGCGCCAAAAATTGTGCAGAGGACCAGGGATACAGGGTTCCTGACGATATTTCAATTGCGGGGTTTGACGATATTGAATTGGCAACGCTTGTACGCCCGCAGCTGACAACGGTCAGGGTCGACTTTGAAGCTATGGGGTCCAAAGCAATGGAGGCTCTGCTTCAAAACATTGGCCAGCCCGGAACTGCGCCTCAAGAGCATTATATTGATTACCGGCTGAGCCTGAGGGACAGTGTCAAGAAAATGATGCAGGCAGATAGGGAATTGTGA
- a CDS encoding amidohydrolase, producing the protein MTSEFVKNLTPQLVEWRRTLHSLPELGFMEYITTYRIGKELEKMGFTLHIGKDALQEDARLGVPKKEALDAHEEKAAAWGVEKEWLEKLSGGNTGLVATWDTGRAGDHIGFRFDIDALPILESADESHLPCKHEFSSGEPNVMHACGHDGHATIGLGTAKYIAEHTNELKGKFTLLFQPAEEGGRGARAMVAKGWLDDVDYFYSGHIGIHSYPVGTIAATTTGFLASTKYNVSFKGVSSHAGMHPELGKNALLAATTAANNLYAIPRHFDGVTRVNVGRLTAGSGRNIIPEDSYMEIEVRGETHAIGDYMAESALRIIKAAADMHDVTCTIEPVGVTEVMTCNEELIPKIQEWCAPSELVTEVIPSVPVSGSEDASFMMNKVQEHGGKATYMLFGTKLDFPHHHPQFDYEEGVLAAAVDTFASIIKGGSSNG; encoded by the coding sequence ATGACCAGCGAGTTTGTCAAAAATCTTACTCCGCAGCTAGTGGAATGGCGCAGGACGCTTCATAGCCTGCCGGAATTGGGCTTTATGGAATATATCACAACCTACCGGATCGGGAAGGAACTAGAGAAGATGGGCTTTACCCTCCATATCGGGAAGGATGCCCTGCAGGAAGATGCCCGCCTCGGCGTGCCGAAAAAAGAAGCTCTGGATGCACACGAAGAAAAGGCAGCTGCTTGGGGAGTCGAGAAAGAATGGCTTGAAAAGTTGTCAGGCGGCAACACCGGCCTAGTGGCAACATGGGACACAGGAAGAGCTGGAGACCATATCGGATTCCGCTTCGATATCGATGCCCTGCCGATCCTTGAGTCTGCCGATGAGTCCCACCTTCCATGCAAACATGAATTCTCATCAGGCGAACCTAATGTAATGCATGCCTGCGGACATGACGGCCATGCAACGATCGGCCTCGGCACAGCGAAATATATTGCAGAGCATACCAATGAACTCAAGGGAAAATTCACGCTTCTTTTCCAGCCGGCAGAAGAAGGCGGCCGCGGTGCAAGGGCAATGGTGGCCAAGGGCTGGCTTGATGATGTTGATTATTTCTACTCCGGGCATATCGGGATCCACTCCTACCCGGTCGGAACCATCGCCGCAACAACGACAGGATTCCTTGCATCAACAAAGTACAATGTTTCATTCAAGGGAGTTTCCTCCCACGCAGGCATGCATCCGGAGCTCGGCAAAAATGCTCTGCTTGCCGCAACCACTGCAGCCAACAATTTATATGCAATCCCCCGCCATTTCGACGGCGTCACCCGCGTGAATGTCGGGCGCCTGACTGCCGGGAGCGGACGCAATATCATCCCAGAGGACAGCTATATGGAGATTGAAGTCCGCGGTGAAACGCATGCTATAGGTGACTATATGGCAGAGAGTGCCCTTCGGATCATCAAGGCGGCGGCCGATATGCATGATGTCACCTGTACAATCGAGCCTGTCGGGGTCACCGAAGTGATGACCTGCAACGAAGAACTGATTCCGAAGATCCAGGAATGGTGCGCTCCAAGCGAGCTTGTCACAGAGGTCATCCCTTCAGTCCCTGTCTCCGGCTCTGAGGATGCAAGCTTTATGATGAACAAGGTGCAGGAGCATGGCGGCAAGGCGACTTATATGCTGTTTGGCACTAAGCTTGACTTCCCGCACCATCATCCTCAGTTCGATTATGAGGAAGGAGTGCTCGCGGCAGCGGTCGATACATTCGCCAGCATCATTAAAGGCGGCTCTTCTAATGGCTGA
- a CDS encoding M20 family metallo-hydrolase, whose amino-acid sequence MADLNSWLEKNLAILNTVSSMDQPEGFTRLSFTAEEKAAHAAFRKVAEELGLHTLQDAAGNQWAIWKTDSRLPPVAVGSHLDTVVNGGGYDGPAGVLSALAAIKTLKGSGFQPARDIAVVCFVSEESARFGLSTIGSKAVSGKLNSREAGRMTDRNGVTVKEAAEEFGLDWSRIEEAELPAEKLACFLELHIEQGTHIEEHGAEIGIVNGVACPVRLKVRVKGMAGHTGTTPMHIRKDAFVAIAPLVTFVHERASQLSEESIQPLVATVSTVELKPNSMNVIPGEIELGIDIRSVDDMLKRSFAEEIKDFCQKAAADSGVEIHVETLINNDSIVLDPNMQQKLTGICGELGLKAHSMNSGAGHDVMNMAAKWPSGLIFIPCKDGISHHPDEFASIEDMAKGVRVITRFLEKEASL is encoded by the coding sequence ATGGCTGATTTGAACAGCTGGCTTGAAAAAAATCTGGCCATCCTGAATACAGTCTCTAGCATGGACCAGCCGGAGGGCTTCACCCGCCTCAGCTTCACCGCCGAAGAAAAAGCTGCCCATGCTGCTTTCAGAAAAGTGGCGGAGGAGCTCGGGCTCCACACCCTTCAGGATGCGGCCGGCAATCAGTGGGCCATATGGAAAACAGACAGCAGACTGCCTCCTGTGGCCGTCGGCTCCCATCTTGATACAGTTGTGAACGGCGGCGGATATGACGGTCCAGCCGGGGTGCTCAGCGCCCTGGCCGCCATCAAAACACTGAAGGGTTCAGGGTTCCAGCCAGCGAGAGATATTGCAGTCGTCTGCTTTGTCTCAGAAGAGTCAGCGCGATTCGGCCTGTCGACCATCGGCAGCAAAGCCGTTTCCGGGAAACTCAACAGCCGGGAAGCCGGCAGGATGACTGACCGCAATGGTGTCACTGTTAAAGAGGCTGCCGAGGAATTTGGGCTTGACTGGTCCAGGATCGAAGAAGCTGAACTGCCTGCTGAGAAGCTTGCCTGCTTTTTGGAGCTGCATATCGAACAGGGAACCCATATTGAGGAGCATGGCGCAGAAATCGGGATTGTAAACGGCGTCGCCTGCCCGGTCCGGCTGAAGGTTCGCGTCAAAGGAATGGCCGGCCATACCGGAACGACCCCAATGCATATCCGAAAAGATGCATTCGTCGCCATCGCCCCGCTCGTCACCTTTGTGCATGAAAGGGCTTCACAGTTAAGTGAAGAAAGCATCCAGCCGCTCGTCGCTACAGTCAGCACCGTTGAATTGAAACCGAACAGCATGAACGTTATCCCTGGAGAAATCGAGCTTGGCATTGACATCCGCAGCGTTGATGACATGCTGAAACGTTCTTTTGCTGAAGAAATAAAGGACTTTTGCCAAAAGGCCGCTGCAGACAGCGGAGTGGAAATCCACGTTGAAACCCTAATCAACAATGATTCCATCGTGCTTGATCCCAACATGCAGCAGAAACTCACCGGCATATGCGGAGAGCTCGGCCTGAAAGCCCACAGCATGAACAGCGGCGCCGGCCATGATGTCATGAATATGGCAGCCAAATGGCCGTCCGGATTGATTTTTATCCCCTGCAAGGATGGCATCTCCCATCATCCAGATGAATTTGCCTCCATTGAAGACATGGCCAAAGGCGTCCGGGTAATCACAAGATTCCTGGAAAAAGAGGCTTCCTTATAA
- a CDS encoding M20 family metallopeptidase: MTSPVKTYLSENRQTFEKISEYIYHHPETRFEEYDSAEFLAVECEKAGFQVERNAGNIETAFVASYGSGSPVIGFLGEFDALSGLGQEPGKSSPEPTGKNAGHGCGHNLLGTGAFAAACAAKNYLEENNLPGTIKFFGCPGKEGGSGKTFMVREGVFDGVDAALTWHPSPANSIMSLSSLANYQVFFRFKGLSSHAANSPHLGRSALDAVELMNIGVNYLREHVIPEARIHYAVTNTGGISPNVVQADAEVLYLIRSPKVKQVDDIYKRVCKIAEGAALMTETELTIEFDKACSNYIPNRSLERILHESLLEAGIEKPDEQEEAYAKQLWDTLSEGEKESYIDILKGFGYIGDGSEFAGKYLADTISPYEPSGGVLSGSTDVSDVSWVIPTAQLTASTSALGTPLHTWQMTAQGISSYAHKGMMRAAEAMALTAIRMLTEKEELEKVLQEFALFRDGNPYTCPIPEGVNLSKLSEGSS; encoded by the coding sequence ATGACATCCCCCGTAAAAACGTATTTATCTGAAAATAGACAAACTTTCGAAAAGATAAGCGAATACATCTACCATCATCCTGAAACACGCTTTGAAGAATATGATTCTGCTGAGTTCCTCGCAGTGGAATGTGAAAAAGCCGGATTCCAGGTTGAACGGAATGCCGGGAATATTGAAACAGCCTTTGTTGCCTCTTATGGCAGCGGTTCGCCTGTCATCGGCTTCCTCGGAGAATTTGATGCCCTTTCCGGCCTTGGTCAGGAGCCCGGCAAATCCTCTCCGGAGCCGACAGGAAAAAATGCCGGCCACGGGTGCGGCCACAATCTACTCGGCACCGGTGCTTTTGCAGCAGCCTGTGCAGCAAAAAACTATCTAGAAGAAAACAATCTGCCGGGAACCATTAAATTTTTCGGATGTCCCGGTAAAGAAGGCGGTTCAGGCAAGACCTTCATGGTCAGGGAAGGTGTTTTTGACGGAGTAGACGCTGCCCTTACCTGGCACCCGTCACCGGCCAACAGCATCATGAGCTTATCGAGCCTTGCAAACTATCAGGTATTTTTCCGCTTCAAAGGGCTTTCCTCCCATGCGGCCAACTCCCCTCATCTTGGGCGGAGTGCACTTGATGCAGTCGAGCTTATGAATATCGGGGTCAATTACCTCCGTGAGCATGTGATTCCGGAGGCGCGCATCCATTATGCGGTCACCAATACGGGCGGCATTTCCCCGAATGTGGTCCAGGCGGATGCTGAGGTTCTGTATTTGATCCGCTCGCCGAAGGTCAAGCAGGTTGACGATATCTACAAACGGGTGTGCAAAATTGCTGAAGGTGCGGCTTTGATGACCGAAACCGAGCTGACCATTGAGTTTGATAAAGCCTGCTCCAATTACATCCCTAACCGCAGCCTTGAGCGCATCCTCCATGAAAGCCTGCTTGAAGCCGGGATCGAAAAGCCGGACGAGCAGGAGGAAGCATACGCGAAACAGCTGTGGGACACGCTCTCTGAAGGCGAAAAAGAAAGCTATATCGATATCTTAAAAGGCTTCGGCTATATCGGGGATGGCAGCGAATTTGCCGGCAAATATCTGGCAGACACGATATCGCCGTATGAACCTTCAGGCGGCGTCCTTTCTGGCTCGACCGATGTATCAGATGTCAGCTGGGTCATCCCGACTGCACAACTGACGGCCTCGACCTCTGCTCTCGGAACGCCGCTGCATACCTGGCAGATGACCGCCCAGGGAATCAGCAGCTATGCACATAAAGGCATGATGCGGGCAGCGGAGGCGATGGCATTGACCGCCATACGTATGCTGACGGAAAAAGAAGAGCTTGAAAAAGTACTGCAGGAATTTGCTTTATTCAGGGACGGAAATCCCTATACATGTCCAATTCCGGAAGGTGTTAATCTTTCCAAGCTATCGGAGGGGTCCTCATGA